The genomic window TATGTCACAcctgccacaacttcccacacaagggacaatttcgtccaaaaaatttcaaattaactctatctgttagatgcttggggggttcaaaaaatcattgtattaaaaaagaaggggtttttatggatattcaaatttagggggagaatctgtgcatattgcaaactttgggggtgtttttagcaatctCAAACCAATATATATAGAAAGGAAAAATGTACAAAAACATGCCCAATGTAAAATTGGTTAGTTACTAATATatcattataaaaatcatattagttataaatctcttaaaaaaattatttatccatATGGTGAACAGGATAAGGACGGTAGAATAAGATATCATATCATACTATTATCCTTTGTTTGGTGAGTAAATATTGTTAGTGTAGTATGTGTAAATAGTTTAGTCCCACACCGGATAAAGAGAAGAACGaacatatgtttatataatacaagataataaagaaattaaataattgaatttgagaaaagtgCAAGTAGGccctccaatatatatatttatatatatatattataattatatatttattgatttaatctATGAATGGGCACTTGGGGCATCTTGGgttgaattaaataatttattatttttttaatgaagagaTGTCAATCGTTTTCTCTAACAGATAAATCCAACCGTTGTTCTTCTCTTTATCCGGTGTGGGACTAAACTATTCACACTGTGGGCTcttttctttccacccggcctttaattatgattgaccggttaaaaatatgtatcacaaatcaaattttaattttttttatatttcagatgattgcagGTTCATAActtctattaggggcaagcccctaatattaattaccccagacaatgtcatgggcacttccgattaagaaaataagtgtgaatgagaaacaaCTGAGTAAacataacaattttttattaatttcaaagatgcatatgAACACATGATCATAGGCGAGACTACAAAAGTAagagagctattctctaagagagcttGACAAGATAGTTTTTTTAAAGAGTGAGCTATTTTTATCGTGCTTAGGGATGTAAGCAAGCAGAGCTACTCGTGAGCTATTCGAGATCGGCTCGAATAATATTCGAATTCGATTCGAAATTCTGCgggccgagctcgagctcgagctactcGAATAGTTTtacgagtcgagctcgagcctCAAAATACCCAACTCGataggctcgcgagcctaatcgagctttcaatataaattaaatatatatatatatataatattataatttttatattttaattttatatataaatacattatatatatatatatatattatataaatatattataatatattatacaaaCTTTAGAGGGAAGTTAtatgaaaatcagaaaaaataagggatttatctaaaaacaacaaatttaggGAGGTGGttgggaaaaaacaaaaattatgaaataggaACCCTAGATCTCACTCCCACAATCTCGCATTCACTCATCTTCTTCACTTCTCAGCCTCTCCTCCGATCCTCGTCGTCTCCGTCTCCAAGATCAAGATCGGTTCCAGGCTTCAATCAGTGGTTGTGACTTGCGATTCTGGCGGCGATCTCTTCAGGTATAATGTAAATCTCCTcaatttcttctctctttttcaacCTTGGCCTTAAagatcatttctttttttaattatgtggaTATTTTCACTATGATTTGTTTCAATTTCTCTCATGAGCATCACCTTCAGAGTATGTTGTCTGCACACTTGTTAGTGGTTTGAAACTTAGGGTAAAAttagaatcttttttttttaagttgattcatttctttaaataacttttaaaatttatgggttttttttatgaaaaaggtatttgatttttctttcttgattcATGTGTTGTTTGCACACATGTCAGTGGTTTGAAACTTAGGGTAAAATGCAATGTCAATGATTTGTTTCAATTTCTCTTATCAGTaacttagtttatttatttctttgtactCACTATGAAGTATGGCAGGCAATGGATGGAaccattttattcttttgatttcgaGGAAGTAATTTAAAGTTTAACATACATTATTAATGTAGAGAAGTGTAGCACGTGCTTAgcatttaatttctttgatttgggATGTTGATATGTTTGCAAAAGTTTTAgtgatattttcatttattttgctatgCTATTTTGCCAAATTAATGGATATCAtgtaaatttgttttttcttgattgtttgCTAAATGAATGgatattaattacattttatttaatggatGTCTAGATATTTTCTCCAATGGATACTTCATCTCCAATTTCCATGACTAATCCACAAGAAGATTGCTCTCCCAATACCACTACCAATGCCACCAccaatacaacaacaacaacatcaaatacGATAGAGCAAAGAGAGGATGATTGTGCAATTCAAAGGAAGAAGAGGGCAAAGACATCAACAATGTGGGCTGaatttaaaaatgttgttaGTGATGGGTCAAAGAAGGCGGAGTGTGTTCATTACAAGACTAAGCTTTCAATACTTGCAAGTGGTTGTACAACTCATCTTTCAAGGTATTTGAAGAGTTGTTTGATGAAAAAGAGGCATATGAATAATCAGCAAACAATTAACTTCCAAGCAGTAGACAAGGGTTGTTATAACACAATCATGTCATCGGCAATTATGGATGGAAAATTGGACATGATGAAAATGAGAGAATCTGTTGCACATTGGATTCTTATGCATGAGCATCCATTTTCTGTCGTGGAGGATGAAGGTCTTAACATGATGCAACAAATGGGAATGCCACAATGGGAGAAGTTTTCTCGTGTCACAAGCAAGAAAGATGGCATGTTGGTGtatgaaaatgagaaaaagaaattattttcattgttgaAGAATGTTAATAAGATCAGTTTAACAACAGATATGTGGTTGTCATCACCTCAAAAAATGGAGTACATGGTTTTGACTGGACACTTTATTGACAATAATTGGAAGTTACAAAAACGTGTTTTGAATTTTGTccatcttcctcctcctctccgTGGTATTGATATTGCTGATAGTATTTACAAATGTTGCAAGGAATGGGGAATTGAGAACAAGGTCTACACTATATCAGTTGACAATGCTACTAAGAATGATGTtgaaattagaaatttgaaagatACCTTTTCAAGACACAAGAAGTTGCTTTGTGGgggaaaaatatttcatgttcgtTGCACAGCTCACATCTTGAATATTATGGTTCAGTATGGCCTTGAAAAAACTGAGAGGATCATCAAAGACATCCGTGATAGTGTGATCCACATCAAACATTCTGAGAAAAGGTTAATCATGTTTGCAGAGATTGCACAACAATTGCAATTGCATCATAAAAAACTTGTGATTGATTGCAAAACAAGGTGGAATTCGACCTATGATATGTTATTTACAGCACTACAATTTAAAGAAGTATTTCCAAAATCAAGGATCGTGATTCCATATTTGAATGTTGTCCAAAGCAATGAGGATTGGGAAAAGGCAGCAAAAGTTTGTGAAATTCTTGAAGTTTTCAGTTCGATTACCAATATTATTTCTGGAAGTGAGTATCCCACCTCAAACTTGTTTTTGAATGAGGTTTATCGTGTGAAAGTGTTGTTGGATAGAAAATATCAAGAAATCATTGATAAAGATTACTTCATTTTTGACATGGTTACAaacatgaaaattatgtttaaCAAATATTGGGGTgaatgcaatttgttgatggcgATCGGTGCTATTTTAGatccaagatgcaaaatgaGAGTTATTGAATTTTGCTTTCCTAAAATGTATACTCCACATGAAGCACATGCTTACATTCTTGATGTGAAGAATTGCTTGTATGAGCTTTATAGTGAGTATGTTGCTGAATTTCAATCCAATGATTGTGAAAACAGTGCTgaaaatttaacaattattgGGCCTAGTTGTGCAACTACTATCAATGGCCAAAATTCTACCTCGGGATGGTTTGAATTTTCAGAGTTTGTGAAAACTGTTGAAACTATTTCCccacaaaaatcatatttagatatttatcttGAAGAGAGGTGTTATATCTATGAAGGAGGTTCAAGTAAATTTGATGTTTTGGAGTGGTGGAAACCAAATACTTTGAAATATTGTATTTTGTCTAAGATGGTCAGGGATGTTCTTGCAATACCCATCACGACTGTAGCTTCCGAAGTCATATTTAGCGCTGGTGGAAGAATTATCAACTCATATCGTGCTTCATTAGCTCCTAAAACTGTGCAAACTTTAATATGTGGAGGTGATTGGTTGCGCTGTCTTTTTGGCATTAAGAAAAAGAGCaaggtatatttaaacaaattttttctttaactcatatgattttattttctactagcttgatataataatattttaatattgtccTTTTTCATTTTACAGAAAGAGAATAAAGCTGAAGAAGTTGTTCTTCTTATCAATGTCAATGAGTGTTAATATTGCTCAATGTATGCTAGTATTAAATATTACATGAGTAGGTACtgtcattattttattactGAACCTATTTCCTTTAGACTAGTGATCCTTAagcaaatatattaatgttctCTAGTGTATTCAATTTCAAGTCTCAAAGGAAATTCAGAAGCTCGAGTATCgtattcttcttcttgtttgttcaTTGAGAGAGGTAGATTCTAAGCTGGCATCTTTAGCAGTGGTACCCACAAGTTTACCTCCATAAACATCAGTATTTTTCATTCTCCTTTGTCTTCtattatttgttgttattaGTTAATCatcattattagtttttcaCTATGAAATAAACTTGGTAAGTAGCTTGTCAATAGATATActtttcttgtgatttttttgtttcaagaTCACAATTAAGTGGGTAATGATATGTAGCAGACTTACTAAAGATGCTAAAGTAGTTATTGTCAATTCTCATGATTTAGTCTTTTCTGAGTCTTCATGTGAATCATATTGttcagtttttcttttcttttttttatttacagatTGAATTGAGTTAACCAATAATGCTGATTAAAGAATTTGGCACATTAGGAGGCAGGAGCATTGTTATCATTTGATAGACAACTACCTTGAATCAATTGAAATCACCATCAAAATACACATTAGATCTAAATTATCTTCAGTAAGCTCATGCTATGAACATTCTCCATGTGaataatattctttatttttagtgATCGCAAAACTTCCAATACTATCCGATCaatcaaatttcttttttttactgtGCAAAATACATTCTTATGCTCAAACATTTTCGTTTGCTTCTCTTTGATTGGTTTGTCTTTGCAATTGTCACAAAAGTAAACAACTGTCGGGAGCCATGTTGTAGttatcattagttggaagaagTATTCTACAGCAAACATGGCTTCTCTTTAAGCTTGTAACAATAGATTCTATTTCTGTTTTTTCAATGAACTATTACAACATTTTTGGTAGATTTTAACTACAAGATTTTTATTCCTGAGTTAGTATTCTGTGGAACCAAAACTTTTGGAACAAATGCTCAATCATCAGTTATTCTAAAAGTTAGTGTCATTGGACTGAAAGGAGCTCATGTATAAATGATGAGTGTTCTTTTTATATGAAATCTGTCTAGATCTACATGGCTACAACTTAagcattttgtttttaattggttTTGAATGCTGATATATATGTTACTTCTATTGTTAGAAGAAATTAGTTTACAGGTGATTGTTGCCCATAGAGATTAATTATGTATAAATCAGAGAGATTCATTTGATTAATATGTatgttagattttatcatgAGTGTTAATATTGATCAATGTATGCTggtattaaatattaatatggcACAAATTCAAATTGACCATTTCAAATGGCAGGCTACAGCTAGCATGAggcatccatttttttttgtgcaatgatttttttctatgcaattatttatctatatttattgcCCTTTTGAAATAAGCTTAAACGAGCTCGAGTCGAGCTCATATTTAAGAACTTTGATTCGAGACTAGTAGAGCTAATAGGATGTTGAGCTTCGCGAACCGAGCTCGAGCAGCTCGAGTAATACACAAGTCGAGCTTGAGCAAAGCAAACTAAGGCTCGAACGAGCTCATGCCGAGCTTTGAGCTTTGACCTTTACTTATGAGACGAACTTGAGCATGTTAATACTTGGCTCGGTTCGGTTTGTTTACACCCCTAATCATGctcttcaacttttttttttgcttggctGGTGTTCTTAGCTCCTTTACTGAAAGTATCCCGGAAGATCCTTTTAGCTCCGTGAATATAGCTTTCCtcaatttcttctttcttttatatgggtttgtgtcttgacaCATTGCTTAGTTCTCAAGCTgcggccactctacatttatgagTTGCCCACTTGGTCATTTTTGCTTCATTTatcgctgaagactttggccccttgtgcttgtaaaatctccagctcccgaacttgtgaaactcctcaagtctcTGACTTTTTGGTGCCTCAAACTTCAAACTTGCATTTGTCGTTTACATGATGAatttaggtcttgactctttaatgcttttgagccttgaccattagATCATTAAGTTGTGACCCTCAACAtagttaggtcattaacttgataattttgacttttaaaaaaaaaaatggatctcaagctgtaattatgaacttgatttccGTTAGTTGAGTTACCAACTGAGTTCTCTAATTCATTTTCGCGAAAAGAGACCATCACAATGggcttcaaaaaaaaaaaaatcttttttaactctctttttttttatgagtgttgaCGAGAATTTTTGATGaactcttcatttttctttcttttttttttactcttcctttcactttaagaaaaaatttttacttttcttttcatttcacctttttttctttttactccaatgagtgtcaaaaagaCCTCAAAAGTCGACtaaaaaagagatttttaatgaaaaattgttcTTTATCCCAAGAATGTCTAAACCTCAAGGTGGAGTTAgaggatttgatttgattttttttatgaaatatttctctttacccc from Dioscorea cayenensis subsp. rotundata cultivar TDr96_F1 chromosome 9, TDr96_F1_v2_PseudoChromosome.rev07_lg8_w22 25.fasta, whole genome shotgun sequence includes these protein-coding regions:
- the LOC120268597 gene encoding zinc finger BED domain-containing protein RICESLEEPER 2-like — its product is MNDVLCSAISIRERGRFEAQRLRFRLCEKRRKAQKPSPPILVVSVSKIKIGSRLQSVVVTCDSGGDLFRYNIFSPMDTSSPISMTNPQEDCSPNTTTNATTNTTTTTSNTIEQREDDCAIQRKKRAKTSTMWAEFKNVVSDGSKKAECVHYKTKLSILASGCTTHLSRYLKSCLMKKRHMNNQQTINFQAVDKGCYNTIMSSAIMDGKLDMMKMRESVAHWILMHEHPFSVVEDEGLNMMQQMGMPQWEKFSRVTSKKDGMLVYENEKKKLFSLLKNVNKISLTTDMWLSSPQKMEYMVLTGHFIDNNWKLQKRVLNFVHLPPPLRGIDIADSIYKCCKEWGIENKVYTISVDNATKNDVEIRNLKDTFSRHKKLLCGGKIFHVRCTAHILNIMVQYGLEKTERIIKDIRDSVIHIKHSEKRLIMFAEIAQQLQLHHKKLVIDCKTRWNSTYDMLFTALQFKEVFPKSRIVIPYLNVVQSNEDWEKAAKVCEILEVFSSITNIISGSEYPTSNLFLNEVYRVKVLLDRKYQEIIDKDYFIFDMVTNMKIMFNKYWGECNLLMAIGAILDPRCKMRVIEFCFPKMYTPHEAHAYILDVKNCLYELYSEYVAEFQSNDCENSAENLTIIGPSCATTINGQNSTSGWFEFSEFVKTVETISPQKSYLDIYLEERCYIYEGGSSKFDVLEWWKPNTLKYCILSKMVRDVLAIPITTVASEVIFSAGGRIINSYRASLAPKTVQTLICGGDWLRCLFGIKKKSKKENKAEEVVLLINVNEC